One part of the Candidatus Hydrogenedens sp. genome encodes these proteins:
- a CDS encoding FGGY family carbohydrate kinase, whose translation MEKRYILALDQGTTSSRSILFDNEGNAVAVSQQEFKQYYP comes from the coding sequence ATGGAAAAGAGATACATTCTTGCATTAGACCAGGGAACAACAAGTTCGCGTAGTATTTTATTTGACAATGAGGGCAATGCTGTTGCAGTAAGTCAACAGGAATTCAAACAATACTATCCGC